A genomic stretch from Setaria viridis chromosome 1, Setaria_viridis_v4.0, whole genome shotgun sequence includes:
- the LOC117841532 gene encoding uncharacterized protein encodes MPPTRQRPPLSAEHRHVHQPYAAHSREPETSHYWSSCHNCTSAMAAARGLVSKLLQLQGNTHRLSGTGVGALAGFFSAAAAASASDGGSNNNACPAYPWPQDGARGGPKVFMQHDCAACHSMLPYAGLAEAAAAGGGEVEARAAEIVVVHEEAQPEPAAATALHGGACPPDLSVIAKMLEGLRHSNLYTADELKKRMALPTPVWLQLLQPYMRN; translated from the exons ATGCCGCCCACACGCCAGCGACCCCCCTTATCTGCAGAGCACCGGCACGTCCACCAGCCATACGCAGCACACAGCAGGGAGCCAGAGACCAGCCATTATTGGAGTTCGTGTCACAACTGCACATCTGCAATGGCTGCGGCGAGGGGCCTCGTGAGCAAGCTCCTGCAGCTCCAGGGAAACACCCACCGGCTCTCCGGCACGGGCGTCGGGGCGCTGGCTGGCTTcttcagcgccgccgccgccgcgtcggcgtcCGACGGGGGTAGCAACAACAACGCCTGCCCGGCCTACCCGTGGCCACAGGACGG GGCGCGGGGCGGGCCGAAAGTGTTCATGCAGCACGACTGCGCGGCGTGCCACTCCATGCTCCCGTACGCCGGCCtcgcggaggccgccgcggcaggaggcggcgaggtggaggccaGAGCGGCCGAGATCGTGGTCGTCCACGAGGAGGCGcagccggagccggcggcggccacagcGCTCCACGGCGGCGCATGCCCGCCGGACCTCTCCGTCATCGCGAAA ATGCTGGAAGGGCTGCGCCACAGCAACCTGTACACCGCCGACGAGCTGAAGAAGAGGATGgcgctgccgaccccagtctgGCTGCAGCTCCTTCAGCCGTACATGAGGAATTAA
- the LOC117841531 gene encoding uncharacterized protein isoform X1 codes for MGWAHAAVAMEEVLGLVRGFVDVLVLAGGRTSSGAAATWSSDEVKKAFRWAFFFEEVFKDLRESGHYEDSAGELDAALVELTSSPEFPKGLAGMRSETLSKARVLVIRHFLKAKAMSVQNFGALLEAVVEMDIDGICASGVPNACQEYAESILVMNSSFTQTRNACDIRLPASSDEWYAEFMGHSRILVREFLEGLNSASCSCLAERGLGTLLNSVQKNVFDDASNKTCTPAILKTPQMIDEFLMWKQWRAKCLSYLLDERTIRILSGASLIFKAPKEQWMKVFEPLKSIEESCQNGLAETMELCFLGLISRQWNPLIEGFMSHTFCFIPISKQYTDLHQLLQGASPDKCQDRFLDLEEKYIIEYASKSLQSKPSTLWLLPPVLIAAAIPPRSTLFQIYLAQIDKQFHGAAPADRKCCCRGNGIDQHHNCDITERIRCLYTFHIQQPHLTVP; via the exons ATGGGGTGGGCGCACGcggcggtggccatggaggAGGTGCTCGGCCTGGTGCGGGGTTTCGTGGacgtcctcgtcctcgccggcgGTCGCACCTcatccggcgccgccgccacttggAGCTCCGATGAGGTTAAGAAGGCCTTCCGGTGGGCGTTCTTCTTCGAGGAG GTTTTCAAGGACCTGCGTGAATCGGGACATTACGAGGATTCTGCAGGAGAACTCGATGCAGCACTCGTTGAGCTCACTTCAAGCCCAGAGTTCCCGAAG GGTCTTGCTGGTATGCGGTCGGAAACCCTTTCCAAGGCAAGGGTATTGGTTATACGACATTTTCTGAAAGCAAAAGCAATGAGTGTGCAAAATTTTGGTGCTCTTCTTGAAGCAGTTGTTGAGATGGATATTGACGGCATTTGTGCTAGTGGTGTGCCCAATGCATGCCAAGAATATGCTGAGTCAATATTGGTTATGAATTCTTCATTTACGCAGACTAGGAATGCTTGTGACATCAGACTTCCCGCTAGTTCTGACGAATGGTATGCAGAATTCATGGGCCATTCACGGATTCTAGTTAGAGAATTTTTGGAAGGGCTGAATTCGGCATCATGTTCTTGTTTGGCTGAGAGAGGACTGGGAACACTTCTGAACAGTGTGCAAAAGAACGTCTTTGATGATGCTAGTAATAAGACATGCACCCCAGCAATTCTGAA AACGCCGCAAATGATTGACGAGTTTCTCATGTGGAAGCAATGGAGAGCAAAGTGCTTGTCATATCTGCTTGATGAGAGAACCATTCGGATTTTGTCTGGAGCTAGTTTGATTTTTAAAGCTCCCAAAGAGCAGTGGATGAAAGTGTTTGAGCCCTTAAAAAGTATTGAAGAATCTTGTCAAAATGGTCTTGCCGAAACCATG GAGCTATGCTTTCTGGGTTTGATTTCAAGGCAATGGAATCCATTGATAGAGGGCTTCATGTCACACACTTTCTGTTTCATTCCTATATCCAAGCAGTACACTGATCTGCATCAGTTGCTTCAGGGAGCTTCTCCGGACAAATGCCAAGACAGATTTCTTGACTTGGAG GAAAAGTATATTATTGAGTATGCAAGTAAGTCATTACAGAGTAAACCATCCACATTATGGCTTCTACCTCCAGTTCTTATCGCCGCAGCAATACCACCACG GTCAACCTTGTTCCAGATATACCTTGCTCAAATAGATAAACAATTTCATGGAGCTGCTCCTGCGGATCG AAAGTGTTGCTGCAGAGGAAATGGAATAGATCAGCATCATAACT GTGACATTACTGAGAGGATTCGATGTCTCTACACATTCCATATTCAACAACCTCATCTAACGGTTCCATAG
- the LOC117841531 gene encoding uncharacterized protein isoform X2, with the protein MGWAHAAVAMEEVLGLVRGFVDVLVLAGGRTSSGAAATWSSDEVKKAFRWAFFFEEVFKDLRESGHYEDSAGELDAALVELTSSPEFPKGLAGMRSETLSKARVLVIRHFLKAKAMSVQNFGALLEAVVEMDIDGICASGVPNACQEYAESILVMNSSFTQTRNACDIRLPASSDEWYAEFMGHSRILVREFLEGLNSASCSCLAERGLGTLLNSVQKNVFDDASNKTCTPAILKTPQMIDEFLMWKQWRAKCLSYLLDERTIRILSGASLIFKAPKEQWMKVFEPLKSIEESCQNGLAETMELCFLGLISRQWNPLIEGFMSHTFCFIPISKQYTDLHQLLQGASPDKCQDRFLDLEEKYIIEYASKSLQSKPSTLWLLPPVLIAAAIPPRYTLLK; encoded by the exons ATGGGGTGGGCGCACGcggcggtggccatggaggAGGTGCTCGGCCTGGTGCGGGGTTTCGTGGacgtcctcgtcctcgccggcgGTCGCACCTcatccggcgccgccgccacttggAGCTCCGATGAGGTTAAGAAGGCCTTCCGGTGGGCGTTCTTCTTCGAGGAG GTTTTCAAGGACCTGCGTGAATCGGGACATTACGAGGATTCTGCAGGAGAACTCGATGCAGCACTCGTTGAGCTCACTTCAAGCCCAGAGTTCCCGAAG GGTCTTGCTGGTATGCGGTCGGAAACCCTTTCCAAGGCAAGGGTATTGGTTATACGACATTTTCTGAAAGCAAAAGCAATGAGTGTGCAAAATTTTGGTGCTCTTCTTGAAGCAGTTGTTGAGATGGATATTGACGGCATTTGTGCTAGTGGTGTGCCCAATGCATGCCAAGAATATGCTGAGTCAATATTGGTTATGAATTCTTCATTTACGCAGACTAGGAATGCTTGTGACATCAGACTTCCCGCTAGTTCTGACGAATGGTATGCAGAATTCATGGGCCATTCACGGATTCTAGTTAGAGAATTTTTGGAAGGGCTGAATTCGGCATCATGTTCTTGTTTGGCTGAGAGAGGACTGGGAACACTTCTGAACAGTGTGCAAAAGAACGTCTTTGATGATGCTAGTAATAAGACATGCACCCCAGCAATTCTGAA AACGCCGCAAATGATTGACGAGTTTCTCATGTGGAAGCAATGGAGAGCAAAGTGCTTGTCATATCTGCTTGATGAGAGAACCATTCGGATTTTGTCTGGAGCTAGTTTGATTTTTAAAGCTCCCAAAGAGCAGTGGATGAAAGTGTTTGAGCCCTTAAAAAGTATTGAAGAATCTTGTCAAAATGGTCTTGCCGAAACCATG GAGCTATGCTTTCTGGGTTTGATTTCAAGGCAATGGAATCCATTGATAGAGGGCTTCATGTCACACACTTTCTGTTTCATTCCTATATCCAAGCAGTACACTGATCTGCATCAGTTGCTTCAGGGAGCTTCTCCGGACAAATGCCAAGACAGATTTCTTGACTTGGAG GAAAAGTATATTATTGAGTATGCAAGTAAGTCATTACAGAGTAAACCATCCACATTATGGCTTCTACCTCCAGTTCTTATCGCCGCAGCAATACCACCACG ATATACCTTGCTCAAATAG
- the LOC117841533 gene encoding large ribosomal subunit protein uL14x/uL14z/uL14y — protein sequence MSKRGRGGTAGNKFRMSLGLPVAATVNCADNTGAKNLYIISVKGIKGRLNRLPSACVGDMVMATVKKGKPDLRKKVMPAVIVRQRKPWRRKDGVYMYFEDNAGVIVNPKGEMKGSAITGPIGKECADLWPRIASAANAIV from the exons ATGTCGAAGCGAG GACGTGGAGGTACTGCTGGTAACAAGTTCCGGATGTCACTGGGTCTACCAGTGGCAGCCACTGTGAACTGTGCTGATAACACTGGAGCCAAGAACCTGTACATCATTTCGGTGAAGGGAATCAAAGGGCGCCTTAACAGGCTTCCCTCTGCCTGTGTTGGTGACATGGTTATGGCAACTGTGAAGAAGGGAAAGCCTGACctcaggaagaaggtgatgCCAGCTGTCATTGTGAGGCAGCGCAAGCCATGGCGCCGAAAGGATGGTGTCTACATGTACTTTGAAG ACAATGCTGGAGTGATCGTGAACCCAAAGGGAGAGATGAAAG GTTCTGCCATCACTGGACCTATCGGAAAGGAGTGCGCTGATCTGTGGCCCAGGATTGCTAGCGCAGCAAATGCGATCGTCTAA
- the LOC117841536 gene encoding uncharacterized protein: MWATPSPPLPLRLRRPPGPPPRPGPFLTRHRRRLNRISASQDPLSTLSRLLWGRALPPAQLVLAVRHGWTAAWQVLMRQLAPSDPATGAFTRTPSRFPAVVGTPSSRLHLYVGLPCPWAHRTLVVRALLGLEARLPVSVAVPGDDGAWSFTPDSPDGLYGKRRLREVYAVRSGGFEGRASVPLLWDAERREVVCNESIEIIKFLCGLADADGGGGGGLDLWPSELRQDIDRWYGVIYPSVNNGVYRCGFAQSQEAYDAAASELFGALDRLEAHLASSRYLCGDRLTLADVCLFTTLIRFDLVYNTLFRCTRRKLAEYPSLHAYTRDIYQMPRVADTCDMEAIMAGYFKTLFPLNPGGIQPLRPASCDGESLLRPHGREALPSAAGTPLEAAAVS; the protein is encoded by the exons ATGTGGGCCACGCCAtctccgccgcttcccctccgACTCCGGCGCCCACCAGGTCCGCCGCCTCGTCCCGGTCCCTTTCTCACCCGCCACCGCAGACGGCTCAACCGCATCTCGGCCTCACAGGACCCCCTCAGCACCCTCTCCCGCCTGCTGTGGGGGCGCGCGCTGCCCCCGGCGCAgctcgtcctcgccgtccgccACGGCTGGACCGCCGCGTGGCAGGTCCTCATGCGGCAGCTCGCGCCCTCGGACCCGGCGACCGGCGCCTTCACCCGCACGCCGTCCCGCTTCCCCGCCGTGGTGGGGACGCCCAGCTCCCGGCTTCACCTCTACGTGGGCCTCCCCTGCCCCTGGGCCCACCGCACCCTCGTCGTCCGCGCGCTCCTCGGCCTCGAGGCCCGCCTCCCGGTCTCCGTCGCCGTCCCTGGCGACGACGGCGCGTGGTCCTTCACGCCGGACAGCCCCGACGGGCTCTACGGGAAGCGCAGGCTCCGGGAGGTGTACGCCGTGCGGAGCGGCGGGTTCGAGGGCCGGGCGTCGGTGCCGCTGCTCTGGGACGCCGAGCGCCGTGAGGTGGTCTGCAACGAGAGCATCGAGATCATCAAGTTCCTCTGCGGCCtcgcggacgccgacggcggcggcggcggcggcctcgacctTTGGCCGTCGGAGCTGCGCCAGGACATCGACCGCTGGTACGGCGTCATCTACCCCAGCGTCAACAACGGCGTCTACAG GTGCGGCTTTGCGCAGAGCCAGGAGGCGTACGACGCCGCGGCGAGCGAGCTGTTCGGCGCGCTGGACAGGCTGGAGGCCCACCTCGCCAGCTCCCGCTACCTGTGCGGGGACAGGCTCACCCTCGCCGACGTGTGCCTGTTCACGACGCTGATCCGGTTCGACCTCGTCTACAACACGCTGTTCCGGTGCACCAGGCGGAAGCTGGCCGAGTACCCCAGCCTCCACGCCTACACGCGCGACATCTACCAGATGCCCAGGGTCGCCGACACGTGCGACATGGAGGCTATCATGGCAGGATACTTCAAGACCCTCTTCCCCCTCAACCCCGGCGGGATCCAGCCCCTCCGGCCGGCGAGCTGCGACGGCGAGTCGCTCTTGAGGCCGCACGGCAGGGAGGCCTTGCCCTCTGCTGCTGGCACGCCGCTTGAAGCAGCTGCTGTTTCTTAA
- the LOC117841539 gene encoding nicotinamide/nicotinic acid mononucleotide adenylyltransferase has translation MEVVGVDVPLPTEKLSIEPSRDGGTRGGVVLVATGSFNPPTYMHLRMFELAKDELQQRGYCVLGGYMSPVNDAYKKKDLLPAAHRIRFCELACKSSSFVMVDPWEAMQKGYQRTLTVLSRIRNSLCKDGLADQGSLKVMLLCGSDLLESFSTPGVWIPDQVRTICKNFGVICIRREGKDVGKLIAGSDILQECRDNIILVDEIVPNQISSSRVRDCIKRCLSIKYLTCDEVIEYIREHSLFMEAEGGDARL, from the exons ATGGAGGTGGTGGGAGTGGACGTGCCTCTCCCGACGGAGAAGCTATCCATTGAACCGAGCAG GGACGGAGGAACCCGAGGTGGCGTCGTGCTCGTGGCCACCGGGAGCTTCAATCCTCCCACCTACATGCACCTGCGCATGTTTG AGCTGGCAAAGGATGAGCTTCAGCAGCGAGGGTATTGTGTGTTGGGTGGCTACATGTCTCCGGTGAATGATGCGTATAAGAAGAAG GACCTCTTACCGGCTGCTCACCGGATTCGCTTTTGTGAACTTGCATGCAAAAGCTCATCTTTCGTGATGGTTGATCCATGGGAG GCAATGCAGAAAGGTTATCAGCGCACTTTGACCGTCCTTTCGAGAATTCGAAACTCTTTGTGCAAGGATGGCTTAGCTGATCAAG GCAGCCTGAAGGTAATGCTTTTATGTGGTTCTGACTTGCTTGAGTCATTCAGCACTCCAGGAGTTTGGATCCCAGATCAG GTCAGAACCATATGCAAGAACTTCGGTGTAATATGTATACGCAGAGAAGGAAAAGATGTTGGCAAATTGATAGCCGGCAGTGATATACTGCAAGAGTGCAGG GATAACATCATTTTGGTCGATGAGATTGTGCCAAATCAGATCAGTTCATCCAGAGTAAG GGACTGCATAAAAAGATGCCTATCGATAAAATATCTTACTTGTGATGAAGTGATTGAATACATTAGAGAACATAGTCTGTTTATGGAAGCTGAAGGAGGTGACGCAAGATTGTGA
- the LOC117841540 gene encoding large ribosomal subunit protein eL37x, with translation MGKGTGSFGKRRNKTHTLCVRCGRRSFHLQKSTCSSCGYPAARIRKYNWSVKAIRRKTTGTGRMRYLRHVPRRFKSNFREGTEAVSRKKGAAAGTN, from the exons ATG GGCAAGGGTACGGGGAGCTTCGGCAAGCGCCGGAACAAGACGCACACGCTGTGCGTGCGCTGCGGCCGCCGCTCCTTCCACCTGCAGAAGAGCACCTGCTCCTCCTGCGGCTACCCCGCGGCCCGCATCCGCAAGT ACAACTGGAGTGTGAAGGCCATTAGGAGGAAGACTACTGGCACAGGGAGGATGAGGTACCTTCGCCACGTGCCACGGAGGTTCAAGAGCAACTTCAGAGAGG GTACTGAGGCCGTATCAAGGAAGAAGGGAGCTGCTGCTGGCACCAACTAA
- the LOC117841538 gene encoding uncharacterized protein, which yields MSAGGGHGDVRSLTSPPRPPPPPSPLLLLEVTVISAQDLHRRRLGRRVRAYAVAWADEAHKLRTGVDRAGGAAPTWNDRFLFRVGGAFLRSDTAAVTVEVRGAGGGPLGVGGDPVLGLTRIVVSTFVRPGGGGGRQVAALLLRRPRSLRPQGIVNVAVALLDAARAARTVPLYDAPGSPDAFAVRDLVMTRPASLCKIAELGEEEPGVDEDQSNPAFVDHSGRLDPRGVAVEQRKLELKLEKWKADLSPGPKEGRRGGARRWGRGLCFRGSGEWGR from the coding sequence ATGTCGGCCGGCGGAGGGCACGGCGACGTCCGCAGCCTGACGtcaccgccccggccgccgccgccgccctccccgctCCTCCTGCTGGAGGTGACCGTGATCTCGGCGCAGGACCTGCAccggcgccgcctcggccgGCGGGTGCGCGCGTACGCCGTGGCGTGGGCGGACGAGGCGCACAAGCTGCGCACGGGCGTGGaccgcgcgggcggcgcggcgcccacGTGGAACGACCGGTTCCTGTTCCGCGTGGGCGGCGCGTTCCTGCGCTCCGACACGGCGGCGGTCACCGTGGAGGtgcgcggcgccgggggcggcccGCTGGGCGTGGGCGGCGACCCCGTCCTCGGCCTCACGCGCATCGTGGTGAGCACCTTCGtgcgccccggcggcggcggcggccggcaggtggcggcgctgctgctccgGCGGCCGCGCTCGCTCCGGCCGCAGGGCATCGTCAACGTGGCCGTCGCGCTGCTGGACGCCGCCCGCGCTGCGCGCACCGTGCCGCTCTACGACGCACCCGGCTCGCCCGACGCGTTCGCCGTCAGGGACCTCGTCATGACGAGGCCGGCGTCGCTGTGCAAGATCGCCGAGCTCGGCGAAGAGGAGCCGGGCGTCGACGAGGACCAGAGCAACCCGGCGTTCGTCGACCACTCCGGGCGGCTGGACCCCAGGGGCGTCGCCGTGGAGCAGAGGAAGCTCGAGCTGAAGCTTGAGAAGTGGAAGGCCGACCTGTCGCCGGGCCCCAAGGAAGGCagacgcggcggcgcgcggaggtGGGGTCGGGGCTTGTGCTTCCGTGGCAGCGGCGAGTGGGGCAGGTAA
- the LOC117857276 gene encoding 28 kDa ribonucleoprotein, chloroplastic — translation MANSCLSTAARAALRLPCPKFSGDAAGAQLQLQVQYASVFPRPARAHHRVVADHVAAPAVPVARRRLLAVTGMVSQEEAAATAVEEEEEVAEGQLLEQDEVAEQEQEQEQDGVVEASSDDGSASEAASTTTTKLYFGNLPYNCDSAQLAGIVQEYASPEMVEVLYDRTTGRSRGFAFVTMTTVQDCELVIKNLDGSLYGGRTMKVNFADRPKPKLPLYPETDHKLFVGNLSWTVTSEMLTEAFQRCGNVVGARVLYDGETGRSRGYGFVCYSTKEEMDEALSSLNGMEMEGREIRVNLALGKK, via the exons ATGGCCAACTCCTGCCTCTCCACCGCCGCGCGAGCGGCGCTGCGCCTTCCCTGTCCCAAGTTCTCGGGCGACGCCGCGGGGGcgcagctccagctccaggtcCAGTACGCGTCCGTGTTCCCGCGCCCGGCGCGCGCGCACCACCGGGTCGTCGCCGACCacgtcgccgcgcccgcggtCCCCGTGGCGCGGAGGCGCTTGCTCGCGGTCACCGGGATGGTGTcgcaggaggaggccgcggccacggctgtcgaggaggaggaggaggtcgcggaGGGACAGTTGCTAGAGCAAGACGAGGTCGCGGAACAAGAGCAGGAACAAGAGCAAGATGGGGTCGTCGAGGCTAGCTCGGACGACGGTAGcgcgtcggaggcggcgagcaccaccaccaccaagctCTACTTCGGGAACCTGCCGTACAACTGCGACAGCGCGCAGCTTGCCGGCATTGTGCAGGAGTACGCCAGCCCGGAGATGGTCGAG GTGTTGTACGATCGCACCACGGGAAGAAGCCGAGGGTTCGCCTTCGTGACAATGACCACAGTTCAAGACTGCGAGCTAGTCATCAAGAACCTCGACGGCAGT CTGTACGGTGGCCGGACGATGAAGGTAAACTTCGCTGACAGGCCGAAACCAAAGCTGCCGCTGTACCCGGAGACGGACCACAAGCTCTTCGTCGGCAACCTGTCCTGGACTGTCACCTCGGAGATGCTCACGGAGGCGTTCCAGCGGTGTGGCAATGTGGTCGGCGCGAGGGTGCTCTACGACGGTGAGACCGGCCGGTCCCGGGGCTATGGTTTCGTCTGCTACTCCACCAAGGAGGAGATGGACGAGGCTCTTTCCTCGCTCAACGGAATG GAAATGGAAGGCAGGGAGATCAGGGTCAACTTGGCCCTTGGAAAGAAGTAA
- the LOC117856888 gene encoding uncharacterized protein: MSGSRWRDKPPPHPAAPDKLVRATCHSPVPTPERPEVSGTMAISAACSICLHAAPPTRRGGSVVASAVRFDRRSAVLLLLSAAGAATPALTAPPANAAGIGLFGIRKKLERAEEAAAEAVRDVEEAAVEAAAVGGEAVKEVVIEAEKEASEVAGEGLQLVAGAELAGDGLVQAAVVAGAEALGVVVGLSVVNGILKPEA, translated from the coding sequence ATGTCCGGATCTCGTTGGCGCGACAAGCCACCACCACATCCTGCTGCACCAGACAAACTAGTCCGTGCCACTTGCCACTCCCCAGTCCCCACGCCAGAGCGACCGGAGGTTTCTGGCACCATGGCCATCTCTGCCGCCTGCAGCATCTGCCTCCACGCCGCCCCGCCCACTCGCCGTGGCGGCAGCGTCGTAGCCTCCGCCGTGCGGTTCGACAGGCGCTCGGCCGTCCTGCTCCTGCTgtccgcggcgggcgcggcgacgccggcgttGACAGCTCCACCGGCGAACGCTGCGGGCATCGGGCTCTTCGGCATCCGCAAGAAGCTggagcgggcggaggaggcagcggccgaGGCGGTGCGGGatgtggaggaggcggcggtggaggccgcggccgtcggcggGGAGGCAGTGAAGGAGGTGGTGATAGAGGCGGAGAAGGAAGCGAGCGAGGTCGCCGGGGAGGGCCTGCAGCTGGTCGCCGGCGCGGAACTCGCCGGGGATGGGCTGGTCCAGGCCGcggtggtcgccggcgccgaggcgCTCGGGGTCGTCGTGGGCCTGTCCGTGGTCAACGGTATCCTAAAGCCGGAAGCTTAG